One genomic region from Nitrosopumilus sp. encodes:
- a CDS encoding HEAT repeat domain-containing protein, translating to MENISKVLENGSSKEKIKILETLDNVNNPEILGKIISQLDDDDIKVRGEAFSSLILNKNKISNFLIDSLKTANKNIRGFASLVLANRNETEAIPEIIKLVNDERSMVRSCALGALGHLKAREAREIFLEGLADSNLEVKKSALQAIIDLKISISEEKINEILTEKDSELEKMVSLIKKISGPEGI from the coding sequence TTGGAAAATATTTCAAAAGTTTTAGAAAATGGAAGTAGTAAAGAAAAAATCAAAATTTTAGAGACTTTGGATAATGTAAACAATCCAGAAATTTTGGGAAAAATTATCTCTCAGTTAGATGATGATGATATCAAAGTAAGAGGGGAGGCATTTAGTTCTCTAATATTAAACAAAAACAAAATTTCAAATTTTTTAATTGATAGTTTAAAAACTGCAAATAAAAACATCAGAGGATTTGCATCATTAGTTTTAGCAAACAGAAATGAAACTGAAGCAATTCCTGAAATAATCAAACTTGTAAATGATGAACGCTCTATGGTAAGATCATGTGCACTAGGAGCATTAGGACATCTCAAAGCTAGAGAAGCTAGAGAAATATTTCTGGAAGGATTAGCAGATTCTAATTTAGAAGTAAAAAAAAGTGCATTACAAGCAATTATTGATTTAAAAATTTCAATTTCTGAAGAAAAAATTAATGAGATTTTAACAGAAAAAGATTCTGAATTAGAAAAAATGGTTTCTTTAATTAAAAAAATAAGTGGACCGGAAGGGATTTGA
- a CDS encoding isocitrate lyase/PEP mutase family protein: MLKSKKPLVIPGVYDALGAKIAQKVGFDAMFQTGYGTSATLFGMPDYGFIGATETVDNARRICRAVSIPVIVDSDTGYGNALSVWKLVKELESAGASGIFLEDQKWPKRCGHMQGKDVVSQEEYTEKLSAAIDARENKDFIIVARTDARATKGLDEAIERGKQNKKTGADAVFVEAPRSVDEMKKIGKEIKAPLVANMIEGGATPLSSAETLSKMGFNIVLYPLSVLYANTFATMNILQELKKSGNTTKYKQKVVNFDQFNDLVELPKFRKMEKKYEKSK, from the coding sequence ATGTTAAAGTCAAAAAAACCACTTGTAATTCCAGGTGTCTATGATGCCTTGGGTGCAAAAATTGCCCAAAAGGTAGGATTTGATGCAATGTTCCAAACAGGTTATGGAACTTCTGCTACTTTATTTGGAATGCCAGATTATGGATTCATTGGAGCTACTGAAACTGTAGATAATGCTAGAAGAATTTGTAGAGCTGTATCAATACCAGTAATTGTTGATTCAGATACAGGATATGGAAATGCATTGAGTGTATGGAAATTAGTTAAAGAGTTGGAATCTGCAGGTGCTTCAGGTATTTTTCTAGAGGATCAGAAATGGCCAAAGCGTTGTGGACATATGCAAGGCAAGGATGTTGTTTCTCAAGAAGAATATACTGAAAAACTATCTGCTGCAATTGATGCAAGAGAAAATAAAGATTTCATCATAGTTGCAAGAACAGATGCAAGAGCTACAAAAGGATTAGATGAAGCAATTGAGCGTGGAAAACAAAACAAGAAAACAGGAGCAGATGCAGTTTTTGTTGAAGCACCTAGATCAGTAGATGAAATGAAAAAAATTGGAAAAGAAATCAAGGCTCCATTGGTTGCAAATATGATTGAGGGAGGGGCAACACCATTAAGTTCTGCTGAAACATTAAGTAAAATGGGATTCAACATAGTTCTTTATCCATTATCAGTTTTGTATGCAAATACATTTGCAACAATGAATATCCTCCAAGAATTAAAGAAATCAGGAAACACAACAAAATACAAACAAAAAGTTGTCAATTTTGATCAGTTCAACGATTTGGTAGAACTTCCTAAATTTAGAAAGATGGAGAAAAAGTATGAAAAATCAAAATAA
- a CDS encoding DNA-binding protein, with protein MSSETRDTVFIGKKPLMAYVTSTLIQLANLPSVNIKARGLSIGRAVDVAQIIARKTENAGYSIGEIKIGSESLESQDGRTRNVSTIEIEVKKNAS; from the coding sequence ATGTCAAGTGAAACTCGAGACACCGTATTCATTGGTAAGAAACCATTGATGGCATATGTTACATCAACGCTAATTCAATTGGCAAACTTACCTTCCGTCAACATCAAAGCTAGAGGACTCAGCATTGGACGTGCTGTCGATGTAGCTCAAATCATTGCAAGAAAGACAGAAAATGCAGGCTACTCTATCGGAGAAATCAAAATTGGCTCAGAATCATTAGAGTCACAAGACGGTAGAACAAGAAATGTTTCCACAATAGAAATTGAAGTAAAGAAAAACGCAAGTTAA